One Amblyomma americanum isolate KBUSLIRL-KWMA chromosome 8, ASM5285725v1, whole genome shotgun sequence DNA window includes the following coding sequences:
- the LOC144102349 gene encoding uncharacterized protein LOC144102349, with the protein MSELEQYSRINNVEVKGVPTTQGENCVAIIEEIGKKIECPVTTEDIDVAHPVPAKEDENIIVRFYSREKKTEFVKKAKKARITTSSIGFTAPILDKSVYVNDHLTPENKRLFAKALALKKEKGWKFVWVDNCRIKARKTEDSRVYRISGVDDIAMFT; encoded by the coding sequence ATGTCCGAATTGGAGCAATACTCGCGAATCAACAATGTAGAAGTCAAAGGGGTCCCTACCACTCAGGGCGAGAACTGTGTCGCCATCATTGaggaaattggaaaaaaaattgagtgccCTGTCACCACTGAAGACATTGATGTTGCCCACCCTGTTCCAGCTAAGGAAGATGAGAACATTATCGTTCGCTTTTACTCCCGCGAAAAGAAAACCGAGTTTGTTAAGAAGGCGAAAAAAGCACGCATTACAACAAGTTCCATAGGTTTCACAGCACCCATTCTTGACAAGTCCGTTTACGTTAATGACCACCTGACTCCGGAAAACAAGCGCCTGTTCGCAAAAGCACTGGctctaaaaaaggaaaaaggctGGAAATTCGTTTGGGTTGATAACTGCCGTATCAAGGCTCGCAAGACCGAAGACAGCCGCGTGTACCGAATCTCCGGAGTCGATGACATCGCTATGTTCACATAA